In the Engystomops pustulosus chromosome 2, aEngPut4.maternal, whole genome shotgun sequence genome, one interval contains:
- the SRSF3 gene encoding serine/arginine-rich splicing factor 3 has protein sequence MHRDSCPLDCKVYVGNLGNNGNKTELERAFGYYGPLRSVWVARNPPGFAFVEFEDPRDAADAVRELDGRTLCGCRVRVELSNGEKRSRNRGPPPSWNRRPRDDYRRRSPPPRRRSPRRRSFSRSRSRSLSRDRRRERSLSRDRNHKPSRSFSRSRSRSRSNERK, from the exons ATGCATCGTGACTCCTGCCCCCTGGACTGCAAAGTCTATGTTGGAAATCTTGGCAACAATGGAAACAAGACAGAATTAGAACGTGCATTTGGCTACTATGGACCTTTGCGTAGCGTGTGGGTGGCCAGGAATCCCCCTGGCTTTGCCTTTGTTGAGTTTGAAGATCCCAGAGATGCTGCAGATGCTGTGAGAGAATTAGATGGacg aactttatgtggcTGTCGTGTTAGAGTAGAATTATCAAATGGCGAGAAGAGGAGTCGGAATCGTGGGCCGCCTCCGTCATGGAACAGACGGCCTAGGGATGATTACCGCAGGAGGAGCCCTCCCCCGAGGCGCAG ATCACCAAGGAGGAGGAGCTTTTCACGTAGCCGTAGTAG GTCTCTTTCTAGGGATCGCCGAAGGGAGAGGTCTCTGTCCAGAGATAGAAATCATAAGCCATCTCGCTCATTTTCTAGATCAAGAAG cCGATCCAGGTCAAACGAGAGAAAATAA